From Hippoglossus stenolepis isolate QCI-W04-F060 chromosome 19, HSTE1.2, whole genome shotgun sequence, the proteins below share one genomic window:
- the smarcd3b gene encoding SWI/SNF-related matrix-associated actin-dependent regulator of chromatin subfamily D member 3b isoform X1, with the protein MATEETAGGARKATKSKLFEFLVHGVRPGMPSGARMPHQGAPMGPPGPPYGGSPAVRPGLPTPVMEPSRKRPAPSQQVQQQQQQQQQSVQSRARKKPVGFPGANEMPARQMDMREPQSDPTLGSNAKRRKMADKILPQRIRELVPESQAYMDLLAFERKLDQTIMRKRVDIQEALKRPMKQQKRKLRLYISNTFNPARPDADDSDGSIASWELRVEGKLLDDPGKQKKKFSSFFKSLVIELDKDLYGPDNHLVEVCLLQWHRTPTTQETDGFQVKRPGDVSVRCTLLLMLDYQPPQFKLDPRLARLLGIHTQTRSCIIQALWQYVKTNKLQDSHDKEYINCDKYFQQIFDCPRLKFSEIPQRLTNLLLPPDPIVINHVISVDPNDQKKTACYDIDVEVEDPLKGQMSSFLLSTANQQEIASLDNKIHETIESINQLKIQRDFMLSFSRDPKGYIQDWLKSQSRDLKLMTDVVGNPEEERRSAFYHEPWSQEAVSRYFYCKIQQRRQELEQALAVRNT; encoded by the exons ATGGCTACGGAGGAGACGGCGGGGGGAGCCAGGAAAGCCACCAAGAGCAAACTGTTTGAGTTCCTGGTCCATGGAGTG CGTCCTGGCATGCCGTCTGGAGCGAGGATGCCCCACCAGGGCGCCCCCATGGGCCCCCCCGGCCCACCGTACGGAGGGAGCCCTGCTGTGCGGCCCGGCCTGCCCACCCCGGTGATGGAGCCCAGTCGCAAGAGGCCCGCCCCCTCCCAGcaggtccagcagcagcaacagcagcagcagcagtccgTCCAGAGCCGGGCCAGAAA GAAGCCGGTCGGATTCCCCGGAGCCAATGAGATGCCGGCGAGGCAGATGGACATGAGAGAGCCCCAATCAGATCCCACGCTCGGATCCAA tgCTAAGAGAAGGAAAATGGCAGACAAGATTCTTCCGCAAAGG ATCCGTGAGCTGGTGCCGGAGTCTCAGGCCTACATGGACCTGCTGGCCTTCGAGCGCAAGCTGGACCAGACCATCATGCGCAAACGTGTGGACATCCAGGAGGCGCTGAAGAGACCAATGAAG CAGCAAAAGCGTAAACTGAGGCTTTACATTTCCAACACCTTCAACCCCGCCAGACCCGACGCCGATGACTCAGATGGCAGCATTGCATCTTGGGAGCTGCGAGTTGAGGGGAAGTTGCTCGATGAT ccggggaagcagaagaagaagttcTCTTCCTTTTTTAAGAGCCTGGTGATCGAGCTGGACAAAGACCTGTACGGTCCTGACAACCACTTGGTCGAG gtgtgtctcctACAGTGGCACCGCACGCCCACCACCCAGGAGACGGACGGCTTCCAGGTGAAGAGGCCCGGAGACGTGAGCGTGCGCTGcactctgctgctgatgcttGACTACCAG CCTCCGCAGTTCAAGCTGGACCCGCGCCTGGCTCGCCTGCTCGGCATTCACACTCAGACCCGCTCCTGCATCATCCAGGCTCTGTGGCAGTACGTCAAGAccaacaagctgcaggactcccACGACAAGGAGTACATCAACTGTGACAAGTACTTCCAACAG ATTTTTGACTGCCCGCGGCTGAAGTTCTCCGAGATCCCCCAGCGTCTCACCAACCTCCTTCTGCCCCCGGACCCCATCGTCATCAACCACGTTATCAG CGTGGACCCCAATGACCAGAAGAAGACGGCGTGCTACGACATCGACGTGGAGGTGGAGGACCCCCTGAAGGGCCAGAtgagcagcttcctcctctccaccgcCAACCAGCAGGAAATCGCCTCACTCGACAACAAG ATCCACGAGACCATCGAGTCCATCAACCAGCTGAAGATCCAGAGGGACTTCATGCTCAGCTTCTCCAGAGATCCCAAGGGCTACATCCAGGACTGGCTCAAATCTCAGAGCAGGGACTTAAAG ctaATGACAGACGTGGTGGGGaaccctgaggaggagaggaggtctGCGTTCTACCACGAGCCTTGGTCTCAGGAGGCCGTGAGCCGCTATTTCTACTGCAAG atccagcagaggaggcaggagcTGGAACAGGCCTTAGCTGTCCGCAACACCTAA
- the smarcd3b gene encoding SWI/SNF-related matrix-associated actin-dependent regulator of chromatin subfamily D member 3b isoform X9, with the protein MATEETAGGARKATKSKLFEFLVHGVRPGMPSGARMPHQGAPMGPPGPPYGGSPAVRPGLPTPVMEPSRKRPAPSQQVQQQQQQQQQSVQSRARNAKRRKMADKILPQRIRELVPESQAYMDLLAFERKLDQTIMRKRVDIQEALKRPMKQKRKLRLYISNTFNPARPDADDSDGSIASWELRVEGKLLDDPGKQKKKFSSFFKSLVIELDKDLYGPDNHLVEWHRTPTTQETDGFQVKRPGDVSVRCTLLLMLDYQPPQFKLDPRLARLLGIHTQTRSCIIQALWQYVKTNKLQDSHDKEYINCDKYFQQIFDCPRLKFSEIPQRLTNLLLPPDPIVINHVISVDPNDQKKTACYDIDVEVEDPLKGQMSSFLLSTANQQEIASLDNKIHETIESINQLKIQRDFMLSFSRDPKGYIQDWLKSQSRDLKLMTDVVGNPEEERRSAFYHEPWSQEAVSRYFYCKIQQRRQELEQALAVRNT; encoded by the exons ATGGCTACGGAGGAGACGGCGGGGGGAGCCAGGAAAGCCACCAAGAGCAAACTGTTTGAGTTCCTGGTCCATGGAGTG CGTCCTGGCATGCCGTCTGGAGCGAGGATGCCCCACCAGGGCGCCCCCATGGGCCCCCCCGGCCCACCGTACGGAGGGAGCCCTGCTGTGCGGCCCGGCCTGCCCACCCCGGTGATGGAGCCCAGTCGCAAGAGGCCCGCCCCCTCCCAGcaggtccagcagcagcaacagcagcagcagcagtccgTCCAGAGCCGGGCCAGAAA tgCTAAGAGAAGGAAAATGGCAGACAAGATTCTTCCGCAAAGG ATCCGTGAGCTGGTGCCGGAGTCTCAGGCCTACATGGACCTGCTGGCCTTCGAGCGCAAGCTGGACCAGACCATCATGCGCAAACGTGTGGACATCCAGGAGGCGCTGAAGAGACCAATGAAG CAAAAGCGTAAACTGAGGCTTTACATTTCCAACACCTTCAACCCCGCCAGACCCGACGCCGATGACTCAGATGGCAGCATTGCATCTTGGGAGCTGCGAGTTGAGGGGAAGTTGCTCGATGAT ccggggaagcagaagaagaagttcTCTTCCTTTTTTAAGAGCCTGGTGATCGAGCTGGACAAAGACCTGTACGGTCCTGACAACCACTTGGTCGAG TGGCACCGCACGCCCACCACCCAGGAGACGGACGGCTTCCAGGTGAAGAGGCCCGGAGACGTGAGCGTGCGCTGcactctgctgctgatgcttGACTACCAG CCTCCGCAGTTCAAGCTGGACCCGCGCCTGGCTCGCCTGCTCGGCATTCACACTCAGACCCGCTCCTGCATCATCCAGGCTCTGTGGCAGTACGTCAAGAccaacaagctgcaggactcccACGACAAGGAGTACATCAACTGTGACAAGTACTTCCAACAG ATTTTTGACTGCCCGCGGCTGAAGTTCTCCGAGATCCCCCAGCGTCTCACCAACCTCCTTCTGCCCCCGGACCCCATCGTCATCAACCACGTTATCAG CGTGGACCCCAATGACCAGAAGAAGACGGCGTGCTACGACATCGACGTGGAGGTGGAGGACCCCCTGAAGGGCCAGAtgagcagcttcctcctctccaccgcCAACCAGCAGGAAATCGCCTCACTCGACAACAAG ATCCACGAGACCATCGAGTCCATCAACCAGCTGAAGATCCAGAGGGACTTCATGCTCAGCTTCTCCAGAGATCCCAAGGGCTACATCCAGGACTGGCTCAAATCTCAGAGCAGGGACTTAAAG ctaATGACAGACGTGGTGGGGaaccctgaggaggagaggaggtctGCGTTCTACCACGAGCCTTGGTCTCAGGAGGCCGTGAGCCGCTATTTCTACTGCAAG atccagcagaggaggcaggagcTGGAACAGGCCTTAGCTGTCCGCAACACCTAA
- the smarcd3b gene encoding SWI/SNF-related matrix-associated actin-dependent regulator of chromatin subfamily D member 3b isoform X4, with protein sequence MATEETAGGARKATKSKLFEFLVHGVRPGMPSGARMPHQGAPMGPPGPPYGGSPAVRPGLPTPVMEPSRKRPAPSQQVQQQQQQQQQSVQSRARKKPVGFPGANEMPARQMDMREPQSDPTLGSNAKRRKMADKILPQRIRELVPESQAYMDLLAFERKLDQTIMRKRVDIQEALKRPMKQKRKLRLYISNTFNPARPDADDSDGSIASWELRVEGKLLDDPGKQKKKFSSFFKSLVIELDKDLYGPDNHLVEWHRTPTTQETDGFQVKRPGDVSVRCTLLLMLDYQPPQFKLDPRLARLLGIHTQTRSCIIQALWQYVKTNKLQDSHDKEYINCDKYFQQIFDCPRLKFSEIPQRLTNLLLPPDPIVINHVISVDPNDQKKTACYDIDVEVEDPLKGQMSSFLLSTANQQEIASLDNKIHETIESINQLKIQRDFMLSFSRDPKGYIQDWLKSQSRDLKLMTDVVGNPEEERRSAFYHEPWSQEAVSRYFYCKIQQRRQELEQALAVRNT encoded by the exons ATGGCTACGGAGGAGACGGCGGGGGGAGCCAGGAAAGCCACCAAGAGCAAACTGTTTGAGTTCCTGGTCCATGGAGTG CGTCCTGGCATGCCGTCTGGAGCGAGGATGCCCCACCAGGGCGCCCCCATGGGCCCCCCCGGCCCACCGTACGGAGGGAGCCCTGCTGTGCGGCCCGGCCTGCCCACCCCGGTGATGGAGCCCAGTCGCAAGAGGCCCGCCCCCTCCCAGcaggtccagcagcagcaacagcagcagcagcagtccgTCCAGAGCCGGGCCAGAAA GAAGCCGGTCGGATTCCCCGGAGCCAATGAGATGCCGGCGAGGCAGATGGACATGAGAGAGCCCCAATCAGATCCCACGCTCGGATCCAA tgCTAAGAGAAGGAAAATGGCAGACAAGATTCTTCCGCAAAGG ATCCGTGAGCTGGTGCCGGAGTCTCAGGCCTACATGGACCTGCTGGCCTTCGAGCGCAAGCTGGACCAGACCATCATGCGCAAACGTGTGGACATCCAGGAGGCGCTGAAGAGACCAATGAAG CAAAAGCGTAAACTGAGGCTTTACATTTCCAACACCTTCAACCCCGCCAGACCCGACGCCGATGACTCAGATGGCAGCATTGCATCTTGGGAGCTGCGAGTTGAGGGGAAGTTGCTCGATGAT ccggggaagcagaagaagaagttcTCTTCCTTTTTTAAGAGCCTGGTGATCGAGCTGGACAAAGACCTGTACGGTCCTGACAACCACTTGGTCGAG TGGCACCGCACGCCCACCACCCAGGAGACGGACGGCTTCCAGGTGAAGAGGCCCGGAGACGTGAGCGTGCGCTGcactctgctgctgatgcttGACTACCAG CCTCCGCAGTTCAAGCTGGACCCGCGCCTGGCTCGCCTGCTCGGCATTCACACTCAGACCCGCTCCTGCATCATCCAGGCTCTGTGGCAGTACGTCAAGAccaacaagctgcaggactcccACGACAAGGAGTACATCAACTGTGACAAGTACTTCCAACAG ATTTTTGACTGCCCGCGGCTGAAGTTCTCCGAGATCCCCCAGCGTCTCACCAACCTCCTTCTGCCCCCGGACCCCATCGTCATCAACCACGTTATCAG CGTGGACCCCAATGACCAGAAGAAGACGGCGTGCTACGACATCGACGTGGAGGTGGAGGACCCCCTGAAGGGCCAGAtgagcagcttcctcctctccaccgcCAACCAGCAGGAAATCGCCTCACTCGACAACAAG ATCCACGAGACCATCGAGTCCATCAACCAGCTGAAGATCCAGAGGGACTTCATGCTCAGCTTCTCCAGAGATCCCAAGGGCTACATCCAGGACTGGCTCAAATCTCAGAGCAGGGACTTAAAG ctaATGACAGACGTGGTGGGGaaccctgaggaggagaggaggtctGCGTTCTACCACGAGCCTTGGTCTCAGGAGGCCGTGAGCCGCTATTTCTACTGCAAG atccagcagaggaggcaggagcTGGAACAGGCCTTAGCTGTCCGCAACACCTAA
- the smarcd3b gene encoding SWI/SNF-related matrix-associated actin-dependent regulator of chromatin subfamily D member 3b isoform X3, producing the protein MATEETAGGARKATKSKLFEFLVHGVRPGMPSGARMPHQGAPMGPPGPPYGGSPAVRPGLPTPVMEPSRKRPAPSQQVQQQQQQQQQSVQSRARKKPVGFPGANEMPARQMDMREPQSDPTLGSNAKRRKMADKILPQRIRELVPESQAYMDLLAFERKLDQTIMRKRVDIQEALKRPMKQQKRKLRLYISNTFNPARPDADDSDGSIASWELRVEGKLLDDPGKQKKKFSSFFKSLVIELDKDLYGPDNHLVEWHRTPTTQETDGFQVKRPGDVSVRCTLLLMLDYQPPQFKLDPRLARLLGIHTQTRSCIIQALWQYVKTNKLQDSHDKEYINCDKYFQQIFDCPRLKFSEIPQRLTNLLLPPDPIVINHVISVDPNDQKKTACYDIDVEVEDPLKGQMSSFLLSTANQQEIASLDNKIHETIESINQLKIQRDFMLSFSRDPKGYIQDWLKSQSRDLKLMTDVVGNPEEERRSAFYHEPWSQEAVSRYFYCKIQQRRQELEQALAVRNT; encoded by the exons ATGGCTACGGAGGAGACGGCGGGGGGAGCCAGGAAAGCCACCAAGAGCAAACTGTTTGAGTTCCTGGTCCATGGAGTG CGTCCTGGCATGCCGTCTGGAGCGAGGATGCCCCACCAGGGCGCCCCCATGGGCCCCCCCGGCCCACCGTACGGAGGGAGCCCTGCTGTGCGGCCCGGCCTGCCCACCCCGGTGATGGAGCCCAGTCGCAAGAGGCCCGCCCCCTCCCAGcaggtccagcagcagcaacagcagcagcagcagtccgTCCAGAGCCGGGCCAGAAA GAAGCCGGTCGGATTCCCCGGAGCCAATGAGATGCCGGCGAGGCAGATGGACATGAGAGAGCCCCAATCAGATCCCACGCTCGGATCCAA tgCTAAGAGAAGGAAAATGGCAGACAAGATTCTTCCGCAAAGG ATCCGTGAGCTGGTGCCGGAGTCTCAGGCCTACATGGACCTGCTGGCCTTCGAGCGCAAGCTGGACCAGACCATCATGCGCAAACGTGTGGACATCCAGGAGGCGCTGAAGAGACCAATGAAG CAGCAAAAGCGTAAACTGAGGCTTTACATTTCCAACACCTTCAACCCCGCCAGACCCGACGCCGATGACTCAGATGGCAGCATTGCATCTTGGGAGCTGCGAGTTGAGGGGAAGTTGCTCGATGAT ccggggaagcagaagaagaagttcTCTTCCTTTTTTAAGAGCCTGGTGATCGAGCTGGACAAAGACCTGTACGGTCCTGACAACCACTTGGTCGAG TGGCACCGCACGCCCACCACCCAGGAGACGGACGGCTTCCAGGTGAAGAGGCCCGGAGACGTGAGCGTGCGCTGcactctgctgctgatgcttGACTACCAG CCTCCGCAGTTCAAGCTGGACCCGCGCCTGGCTCGCCTGCTCGGCATTCACACTCAGACCCGCTCCTGCATCATCCAGGCTCTGTGGCAGTACGTCAAGAccaacaagctgcaggactcccACGACAAGGAGTACATCAACTGTGACAAGTACTTCCAACAG ATTTTTGACTGCCCGCGGCTGAAGTTCTCCGAGATCCCCCAGCGTCTCACCAACCTCCTTCTGCCCCCGGACCCCATCGTCATCAACCACGTTATCAG CGTGGACCCCAATGACCAGAAGAAGACGGCGTGCTACGACATCGACGTGGAGGTGGAGGACCCCCTGAAGGGCCAGAtgagcagcttcctcctctccaccgcCAACCAGCAGGAAATCGCCTCACTCGACAACAAG ATCCACGAGACCATCGAGTCCATCAACCAGCTGAAGATCCAGAGGGACTTCATGCTCAGCTTCTCCAGAGATCCCAAGGGCTACATCCAGGACTGGCTCAAATCTCAGAGCAGGGACTTAAAG ctaATGACAGACGTGGTGGGGaaccctgaggaggagaggaggtctGCGTTCTACCACGAGCCTTGGTCTCAGGAGGCCGTGAGCCGCTATTTCTACTGCAAG atccagcagaggaggcaggagcTGGAACAGGCCTTAGCTGTCCGCAACACCTAA
- the smarcd3b gene encoding SWI/SNF-related matrix-associated actin-dependent regulator of chromatin subfamily D member 3b isoform X8, producing MATEETAGGARKATKSKLFEFLVHGVRPGMPSGARMPHQGAPMGPPGPPYGGSPAVRPGLPTPVMEPSRKRPAPSQQVQQQQQQQQQSVQSRARNAKRRKMADKILPQRIRELVPESQAYMDLLAFERKLDQTIMRKRVDIQEALKRPMKQKRKLRLYISNTFNPARPDADDSDGSIASWELRVEGKLLDDPGKQKKKFSSFFKSLVIELDKDLYGPDNHLVEVCLLQWHRTPTTQETDGFQVKRPGDVSVRCTLLLMLDYQPPQFKLDPRLARLLGIHTQTRSCIIQALWQYVKTNKLQDSHDKEYINCDKYFQQIFDCPRLKFSEIPQRLTNLLLPPDPIVINHVISVDPNDQKKTACYDIDVEVEDPLKGQMSSFLLSTANQQEIASLDNKIHETIESINQLKIQRDFMLSFSRDPKGYIQDWLKSQSRDLKLMTDVVGNPEEERRSAFYHEPWSQEAVSRYFYCKIQQRRQELEQALAVRNT from the exons ATGGCTACGGAGGAGACGGCGGGGGGAGCCAGGAAAGCCACCAAGAGCAAACTGTTTGAGTTCCTGGTCCATGGAGTG CGTCCTGGCATGCCGTCTGGAGCGAGGATGCCCCACCAGGGCGCCCCCATGGGCCCCCCCGGCCCACCGTACGGAGGGAGCCCTGCTGTGCGGCCCGGCCTGCCCACCCCGGTGATGGAGCCCAGTCGCAAGAGGCCCGCCCCCTCCCAGcaggtccagcagcagcaacagcagcagcagcagtccgTCCAGAGCCGGGCCAGAAA tgCTAAGAGAAGGAAAATGGCAGACAAGATTCTTCCGCAAAGG ATCCGTGAGCTGGTGCCGGAGTCTCAGGCCTACATGGACCTGCTGGCCTTCGAGCGCAAGCTGGACCAGACCATCATGCGCAAACGTGTGGACATCCAGGAGGCGCTGAAGAGACCAATGAAG CAAAAGCGTAAACTGAGGCTTTACATTTCCAACACCTTCAACCCCGCCAGACCCGACGCCGATGACTCAGATGGCAGCATTGCATCTTGGGAGCTGCGAGTTGAGGGGAAGTTGCTCGATGAT ccggggaagcagaagaagaagttcTCTTCCTTTTTTAAGAGCCTGGTGATCGAGCTGGACAAAGACCTGTACGGTCCTGACAACCACTTGGTCGAG gtgtgtctcctACAGTGGCACCGCACGCCCACCACCCAGGAGACGGACGGCTTCCAGGTGAAGAGGCCCGGAGACGTGAGCGTGCGCTGcactctgctgctgatgcttGACTACCAG CCTCCGCAGTTCAAGCTGGACCCGCGCCTGGCTCGCCTGCTCGGCATTCACACTCAGACCCGCTCCTGCATCATCCAGGCTCTGTGGCAGTACGTCAAGAccaacaagctgcaggactcccACGACAAGGAGTACATCAACTGTGACAAGTACTTCCAACAG ATTTTTGACTGCCCGCGGCTGAAGTTCTCCGAGATCCCCCAGCGTCTCACCAACCTCCTTCTGCCCCCGGACCCCATCGTCATCAACCACGTTATCAG CGTGGACCCCAATGACCAGAAGAAGACGGCGTGCTACGACATCGACGTGGAGGTGGAGGACCCCCTGAAGGGCCAGAtgagcagcttcctcctctccaccgcCAACCAGCAGGAAATCGCCTCACTCGACAACAAG ATCCACGAGACCATCGAGTCCATCAACCAGCTGAAGATCCAGAGGGACTTCATGCTCAGCTTCTCCAGAGATCCCAAGGGCTACATCCAGGACTGGCTCAAATCTCAGAGCAGGGACTTAAAG ctaATGACAGACGTGGTGGGGaaccctgaggaggagaggaggtctGCGTTCTACCACGAGCCTTGGTCTCAGGAGGCCGTGAGCCGCTATTTCTACTGCAAG atccagcagaggaggcaggagcTGGAACAGGCCTTAGCTGTCCGCAACACCTAA
- the smarcd3b gene encoding SWI/SNF-related matrix-associated actin-dependent regulator of chromatin subfamily D member 3b isoform X7, producing MATEETAGGARKATKSKLFEFLVHGVRPGMPSGARMPHQGAPMGPPGPPYGGSPAVRPGLPTPVMEPSRKRPAPSQQVQQQQQQQQQSVQSRARNAKRRKMADKILPQRIRELVPESQAYMDLLAFERKLDQTIMRKRVDIQEALKRPMKQQKRKLRLYISNTFNPARPDADDSDGSIASWELRVEGKLLDDPGKQKKKFSSFFKSLVIELDKDLYGPDNHLVEVCLLQWHRTPTTQETDGFQVKRPGDVSVRCTLLLMLDYQPPQFKLDPRLARLLGIHTQTRSCIIQALWQYVKTNKLQDSHDKEYINCDKYFQQIFDCPRLKFSEIPQRLTNLLLPPDPIVINHVISVDPNDQKKTACYDIDVEVEDPLKGQMSSFLLSTANQQEIASLDNKIHETIESINQLKIQRDFMLSFSRDPKGYIQDWLKSQSRDLKLMTDVVGNPEEERRSAFYHEPWSQEAVSRYFYCKIQQRRQELEQALAVRNT from the exons ATGGCTACGGAGGAGACGGCGGGGGGAGCCAGGAAAGCCACCAAGAGCAAACTGTTTGAGTTCCTGGTCCATGGAGTG CGTCCTGGCATGCCGTCTGGAGCGAGGATGCCCCACCAGGGCGCCCCCATGGGCCCCCCCGGCCCACCGTACGGAGGGAGCCCTGCTGTGCGGCCCGGCCTGCCCACCCCGGTGATGGAGCCCAGTCGCAAGAGGCCCGCCCCCTCCCAGcaggtccagcagcagcaacagcagcagcagcagtccgTCCAGAGCCGGGCCAGAAA tgCTAAGAGAAGGAAAATGGCAGACAAGATTCTTCCGCAAAGG ATCCGTGAGCTGGTGCCGGAGTCTCAGGCCTACATGGACCTGCTGGCCTTCGAGCGCAAGCTGGACCAGACCATCATGCGCAAACGTGTGGACATCCAGGAGGCGCTGAAGAGACCAATGAAG CAGCAAAAGCGTAAACTGAGGCTTTACATTTCCAACACCTTCAACCCCGCCAGACCCGACGCCGATGACTCAGATGGCAGCATTGCATCTTGGGAGCTGCGAGTTGAGGGGAAGTTGCTCGATGAT ccggggaagcagaagaagaagttcTCTTCCTTTTTTAAGAGCCTGGTGATCGAGCTGGACAAAGACCTGTACGGTCCTGACAACCACTTGGTCGAG gtgtgtctcctACAGTGGCACCGCACGCCCACCACCCAGGAGACGGACGGCTTCCAGGTGAAGAGGCCCGGAGACGTGAGCGTGCGCTGcactctgctgctgatgcttGACTACCAG CCTCCGCAGTTCAAGCTGGACCCGCGCCTGGCTCGCCTGCTCGGCATTCACACTCAGACCCGCTCCTGCATCATCCAGGCTCTGTGGCAGTACGTCAAGAccaacaagctgcaggactcccACGACAAGGAGTACATCAACTGTGACAAGTACTTCCAACAG ATTTTTGACTGCCCGCGGCTGAAGTTCTCCGAGATCCCCCAGCGTCTCACCAACCTCCTTCTGCCCCCGGACCCCATCGTCATCAACCACGTTATCAG CGTGGACCCCAATGACCAGAAGAAGACGGCGTGCTACGACATCGACGTGGAGGTGGAGGACCCCCTGAAGGGCCAGAtgagcagcttcctcctctccaccgcCAACCAGCAGGAAATCGCCTCACTCGACAACAAG ATCCACGAGACCATCGAGTCCATCAACCAGCTGAAGATCCAGAGGGACTTCATGCTCAGCTTCTCCAGAGATCCCAAGGGCTACATCCAGGACTGGCTCAAATCTCAGAGCAGGGACTTAAAG ctaATGACAGACGTGGTGGGGaaccctgaggaggagaggaggtctGCGTTCTACCACGAGCCTTGGTCTCAGGAGGCCGTGAGCCGCTATTTCTACTGCAAG atccagcagaggaggcaggagcTGGAACAGGCCTTAGCTGTCCGCAACACCTAA